Proteins encoded within one genomic window of Salipaludibacillus agaradhaerens:
- a CDS encoding asparaginase → MKKILIVHTGGTIAMSEDKNTGEVRPTSANPLALPIDSLQGVEIKSEDFLNVPSPHMTIDLMMSLAHFIDQEVANHHYSGVVVTHGTDTLEETAYLLDLVLKCTCPVVVTGAMRSSNELGSDGPPNLLSAVRTAMSETAHNKGVLVVLNDEIHTAKNATKTHTSNIATFQSPQYGPIGIVTKRDIHFHHAPIVQEKFHLTSLTKKVLLIKAVAGMEKEILEAVCHINMDGLVIEALGQGNMPPETVAPIEKLVTKGIPVVLVSRCFNGIVQDTYSYDGGGRQLKNIGVIFTNGLNGQKTRIKLMAALEETSDLLKLQEIFQR, encoded by the coding sequence ATGAAAAAAATATTAATTGTACATACGGGTGGAACGATTGCCATGAGTGAAGATAAAAATACTGGGGAAGTTAGACCGACCAGCGCTAACCCTCTAGCTCTTCCGATTGACAGCTTACAAGGTGTGGAGATTAAGAGCGAAGATTTTCTTAATGTGCCTTCCCCTCACATGACTATCGATTTAATGATGTCTTTAGCACATTTTATTGATCAAGAAGTAGCTAATCATCATTATAGTGGTGTCGTTGTCACACATGGTACGGATACTCTTGAAGAAACAGCTTATTTACTTGATCTCGTGTTAAAATGCACGTGTCCAGTTGTTGTAACAGGGGCTATGCGTTCTAGCAATGAACTCGGTTCTGATGGTCCACCTAATTTACTATCCGCTGTGAGAACTGCTATGAGCGAGACTGCTCATAATAAAGGCGTATTAGTCGTCTTAAACGATGAGATTCACACAGCTAAAAATGCGACTAAAACGCACACGAGTAATATCGCAACCTTTCAAAGCCCTCAGTATGGGCCAATTGGTATCGTGACTAAACGTGACATTCATTTCCACCATGCGCCAATAGTACAGGAGAAATTCCACTTAACCTCTTTAACGAAAAAAGTCCTACTTATTAAAGCCGTGGCAGGAATGGAGAAAGAGATCTTGGAAGCAGTCTGCCATATTAATATGGATGGGCTAGTTATTGAGGCTTTGGGGCAAGGCAATATGCCACCTGAAACGGTAGCACCCATTGAGAAATTGGTAACGAAAGGTATCCCTGTTGTACTCGTATCAAGGTGCTTTAATGGTATTGTTCAGGACACTTATAGTTATGATGGAGGGGGCAGGCAACTTAAAAATATTGGTGTTATCTTTACTAATGGATTAAACGGCCAAAAAACACGTATTAAGTTAATGGCAGCTCTTGAAGAAACATCAGACCTTCTGAAGTTACAGGAAATTTTTCAACGGTAA
- a CDS encoding YpdA family putative bacillithiol disulfide reductase → MVKKEDVLIVGAGPCGLSAAIELQNIGYNPLIIERGNIVHSLFKYPTHQQFFSSSDKLAIGGIPFYSTERKPKRNEALVYYREVVKEKDLRIKAFEEVLSVGTERSGEFIVETKRKTGEKLTYLAKHIVIATGYYDSPNFMNIPGEDLPHVYHYFHEAHTFFNQKVVVIGGKNSAVDAALELEKAGAEVTVVYRGEDYSQSIKPWILPEFDGLVKKNVIKMHFNTLVCEILPNKVVVEKNGEREHVDADFVFAMTGYHPDHSFIEGMGVKIDRNSGRPTFDKETMETNIENIYIAGVIAAGNNANEIFIENGREHGKLIAHSIASK, encoded by the coding sequence ATGGTAAAAAAGGAAGATGTTTTAATTGTAGGAGCAGGTCCGTGCGGTCTATCAGCAGCCATTGAATTACAAAACATAGGCTACAACCCTCTTATTATTGAGAGAGGAAATATTGTTCATTCTCTCTTTAAATATCCTACTCATCAACAGTTTTTTAGTTCGAGTGATAAATTAGCTATCGGTGGCATTCCTTTTTACAGCACAGAAAGAAAACCAAAAAGGAACGAAGCCCTAGTTTATTATCGTGAGGTCGTAAAAGAGAAAGATTTGCGGATAAAAGCATTTGAAGAAGTACTTTCAGTGGGAACGGAAAGATCTGGTGAATTTATCGTAGAAACAAAGCGAAAAACTGGGGAAAAGTTAACGTACTTAGCTAAACATATCGTTATAGCCACTGGTTATTATGATTCGCCTAATTTTATGAACATTCCGGGAGAAGACTTACCACATGTTTATCATTACTTCCATGAAGCTCATACGTTTTTTAACCAAAAAGTGGTAGTAATCGGCGGAAAAAATTCCGCAGTTGATGCAGCATTGGAATTGGAAAAAGCAGGCGCTGAAGTGACGGTCGTTTACCGAGGAGAGGACTATTCACAAAGTATCAAACCATGGATACTTCCAGAATTTGATGGGCTAGTAAAAAAGAATGTGATAAAGATGCATTTTAATACACTTGTGTGTGAGATTTTACCGAATAAGGTGGTTGTAGAGAAAAACGGGGAAAGAGAACATGTAGATGCTGATTTTGTATTCGCTATGACAGGTTACCATCCCGATCATTCTTTTATTGAAGGAATGGGTGTTAAAATAGATAGGAATTCTGGCAGACCGACATTCGATAAGGAAACAATGGAAACGAATATTGAAAACATTTATATTGCTGGCGTCATTGCGGCAGGAAATAATGCTAATGAAATTTTTATCGAAAATGGGCGAGAGCACGGTAAATTAATTGCCCACAGTATTGCATCTAAATAA
- a CDS encoding adaptor protein MecA, with amino-acid sequence MRLERLAYDKMKISLSYEDLEQRGISTDKAWSDVPVIDELFQEMITEASEELNFEPEGPVVVEVFSIPSQGLVIIVTKTEDVFDDADLPFMQWEALETKTHDAKLFKFNEFEDVIQLCQTLNTQNIQGGKLFHYRQTYYLAFGDKELPAAREKTIYAICCEFGEPANLSVHKLNDYGKIIVPSQAIKRITNYFS; translated from the coding sequence ATGCGCCTCGAACGACTGGCTTATGATAAAATGAAAATTTCTTTATCATATGAAGATCTTGAACAAAGGGGAATTTCCACTGATAAGGCTTGGTCTGACGTCCCTGTAATAGATGAGTTATTCCAAGAAATGATCACGGAAGCCAGTGAGGAATTAAATTTCGAGCCTGAGGGACCAGTGGTAGTAGAAGTATTTTCTATACCGTCTCAAGGACTTGTCATTATTGTAACTAAAACAGAAGATGTATTTGATGATGCAGATTTGCCATTTATGCAATGGGAGGCACTTGAAACTAAAACACATGACGCAAAATTATTTAAGTTTAATGAATTTGAAGACGTGATTCAATTGTGTCAAACATTGAATACACAAAATATTCAAGGAGGAAAGTTATTCCATTACCGTCAAACCTATTACTTAGCTTTTGGTGATAAAGAACTTCCTGCGGCGAGAGAAAAAACAATTTATGCCATTTGTTGTGAGTTTGGAGAACCTGCCAATTTATCGGTTCATAAACTAAACGATTACGGTAAAATCATTGTCCCATCTCAAGCCATTAAGCGTATAACTAACTATTTTTCTTAA
- a CDS encoding MerR family transcriptional regulator: protein MTQAEGKYTIKAVSNMLSVQPGTLRAWERRYNIMKPYRNEVGHRLYTDEQLTILKWLVNKVNEGFTIGQAVDLFSKNNMVNLADVNALNRTQMQKIKQDLLIALLAFDETKANELLDHAFNVFSMEKVVITILGDMLMNLEEKFENNEITAAHNYYVTSYMRTRIGMVLHHLPTNSLLPKVLCVCAPNEKNELDLLIFAFFLRRRGYETIFIGTGISKADVIQIVGEITPKMIIICCTMDEHLVTTLKHTDELNYNFPDLLIGLKGPALKQLSADDHNAYESYLVGETEEQWLTWLRRYS from the coding sequence GTGACACAGGCTGAAGGGAAATATACTATTAAAGCTGTCTCAAACATGCTTAGTGTTCAACCTGGTACATTGAGGGCATGGGAAAGACGTTATAACATTATGAAGCCTTATCGGAATGAGGTTGGTCATCGATTGTATACGGATGAGCAACTGACGATTTTAAAATGGCTTGTAAATAAGGTTAATGAAGGCTTTACCATAGGACAGGCTGTGGATTTGTTTAGTAAAAATAATATGGTAAACCTAGCTGACGTTAATGCATTAAACAGGACGCAAATGCAGAAGATTAAACAGGATCTTCTTATAGCACTTTTAGCTTTTGACGAAACAAAAGCGAATGAGCTGTTGGATCATGCATTTAATGTTTTCAGTATGGAGAAGGTGGTTATAACTATATTAGGGGACATGCTAATGAACTTAGAAGAAAAGTTTGAAAATAACGAGATTACAGCTGCTCATAACTATTATGTCACCTCTTATATGAGAACAAGGATAGGAATGGTTTTGCACCATTTACCGACAAACAGCCTATTACCGAAAGTATTATGTGTATGTGCTCCAAATGAAAAAAACGAGCTCGATTTATTAATATTTGCATTCTTTCTTCGTAGGAGAGGATATGAAACCATTTTTATAGGTACTGGCATTTCTAAAGCAGATGTTATACAGATAGTTGGAGAGATCACGCCTAAAATGATCATTATTTGTTGCACGATGGACGAACATCTCGTTACAACACTTAAGCATACAGATGAGTTAAATTATAATTTCCCTGACCTTTTAATAGGACTTAAGGGTCCTGCTTTAAAACAGTTATCAGCAGATGATCACAACGCCTACGAATCATACTTAGTTGGGGAAACAGAAGAACAGTGGTTAACTTGGTTAAGACGTTATTCGTAA
- a CDS encoding metallophosphoesterase has product MAAIYLLVFIFLIMIPFVYYMVKEAKKLDITKETILLPIPITTKKILFISDLHNRRIELTTWWKSAQVDFVIIGGDLAERRTPEEDVRHNLRILTSLGKTFFVRGNHDYHFGMDHLTAILDEFNVKQLNNEVIEIDGKWSVIGVEDFGTGHALLETLYLTSKPAILISHNPEIAKALEDDSHSICAMLSGHTHGGQIRLSWLALGEKGGWKKKNQLPVFISNGFGTRHVPLRLGAPPQVHIMTIAGRKN; this is encoded by the coding sequence ATGGCAGCTATTTATCTACTAGTATTCATTTTTTTAATAATGATTCCGTTTGTTTATTATATGGTGAAAGAAGCTAAAAAGCTTGATATTACTAAAGAAACCATCTTACTGCCTATCCCCATAACAACTAAAAAAATACTGTTTATATCTGATCTTCACAATCGAAGGATTGAATTGACAACATGGTGGAAAAGCGCTCAAGTTGATTTTGTCATTATCGGAGGGGATCTCGCTGAAAGACGAACACCTGAGGAAGATGTTAGACATAATCTAAGAATACTTACGTCGTTAGGCAAAACTTTTTTTGTCAGAGGCAATCATGATTATCACTTTGGAATGGATCACCTAACAGCTATTTTAGATGAGTTTAATGTCAAACAACTGAACAATGAAGTCATTGAAATAGATGGTAAGTGGTCAGTTATAGGAGTTGAAGATTTCGGAACGGGGCATGCGCTTTTGGAGACCCTTTATTTAACGTCAAAACCAGCTATTTTAATAAGTCATAACCCTGAAATTGCTAAAGCATTAGAAGACGATAGCCATTCTATATGTGCTATGTTGTCAGGGCATACCCACGGAGGTCAAATAAGATTAAGTTGGTTAGCTCTAGGGGAAAAAGGCGGCTGGAAAAAGAAGAATCAATTACCTGTTTTTATTAGTAATGGGTTTGGAACGAGACATGTACCCCTGAGGTTAGGAGCGCCCCCACAAGTGCATATCATGACGATAGCAGGTCGAAAAAATTAA
- a CDS encoding DUF2663 family protein has product MEEKVSTEQEEIDTFMIKAIIKAKNKEKAAEKKLMRVGFLVILSLISLTVYAFKNWIQWFQAEGSIFQKIITDPFILFLTIVFIITFAWLQQVTVKFEKAEKDYDQLKEDMIDRAADIWSSPEAWKKRSDVFRELKEKHDINLYHK; this is encoded by the coding sequence ATGGAGGAAAAAGTTTCCACTGAGCAAGAGGAGATTGATACTTTTATGATCAAAGCGATCATTAAAGCAAAAAATAAAGAAAAAGCTGCTGAAAAAAAACTTATGAGAGTCGGTTTTCTCGTTATTTTGAGTTTAATAAGCCTTACTGTCTATGCCTTCAAAAATTGGATACAATGGTTTCAAGCGGAAGGCTCTATCTTTCAGAAAATCATCACAGACCCATTCATACTTTTCTTAACAATTGTGTTTATCATAACATTTGCTTGGTTGCAGCAAGTGACAGTAAAGTTTGAAAAAGCGGAAAAAGACTATGATCAATTAAAAGAAGATATGATTGACCGTGCTGCAGATATTTGGTCGTCCCCTGAAGCATGGAAGAAACGCTCGGATGTGTTTCGAGAATTAAAAGAAAAGCATGATATAAACCTTTACCATAAATAA
- a CDS encoding CPBP family intramembrane glutamic endopeptidase, whose translation MKNQAEIIKHISDKELLINLYATQLIMFIIALFTSWLIAGDIFAIFNVFQLRGDHLLIGLIFGIGIVTFELFLSLILPSSWFDDGGINKRVFSSRHPVHIVLLSAVVAISEEVLFRGVIQSYAGLWVASILFTLIHFRYLANRFLFIFTILLSISLGVLFELTSNLLTVIVAHFIIDCLLGLHIRYFDNKH comes from the coding sequence GTGAAGAATCAGGCCGAAATAATAAAGCATATTTCAGATAAAGAGCTGCTCATCAATTTGTATGCCACCCAGCTGATCATGTTCATTATTGCGCTGTTTACTAGTTGGCTCATCGCAGGTGATATATTCGCCATATTCAACGTTTTCCAATTAAGAGGGGATCATCTTCTTATAGGTTTAATTTTCGGCATAGGCATCGTGACTTTTGAACTTTTTTTATCCCTTATATTACCATCATCTTGGTTTGATGATGGGGGCATTAATAAACGTGTTTTTTCCAGCAGACATCCTGTTCATATCGTTTTATTATCGGCGGTTGTGGCGATTAGTGAGGAAGTCCTGTTTCGTGGTGTTATACAAAGCTATGCTGGTTTATGGGTAGCCTCCATCTTGTTTACACTTATTCACTTTCGTTATTTGGCCAATCGTTTTTTGTTTATCTTTACGATTCTGTTAAGTATATCGTTAGGTGTGCTTTTTGAATTAACAAGCAATTTACTTACAGTCATTGTTGCTCATTTTATAATCGATTGTTTACTAGGTCTTCATATTCGCTACTTTGATAATAAACATTAA
- a CDS encoding RecQ family ATP-dependent DNA helicase — protein MQAIHDILREEFGYSSFREGQQPIIEAVLNEKDVLAILPTGTGKTLCYHLPSKLINGLTVVISPLVSLMEDQVTQMRANGEKRVAHLSSMLDTREKYDILNHLNRFKLIFISPEMLTMPFILSKLAGTTISLFVVDEAHCISQWGHEFRTDYLRLKDIRKTFGNPPCLALTATATPKVEKDICYHLNLENECVYRLPVNRNNIFLTVEKYKDQAEKEARFGDLIIGTETPAIVYTGTRQKAEYTAEYLQKQGLKRTAYYHGGMTKEDRLLVQQQFLYHDIDIICCTNAFGMGINKPDVRSVFHLHVPSSVEHYVQEIGRAGRDGRQSTAYMIFCEEDVILPVAFIEEEFPESRLLEEMFSQKAIVGKTFKEVTHLLQLPEKQEKMLYYQLETRHLITDGIFADYAANKTNVVDELIDYFEERKKEKLHLLWQMRQLAETTQCLREKVAHYFHETVVDKPNWCCNKCDSLDMYDQTLNKSQKDEDEQQRGEQSWQTVLKRMLTVCDRGSM, from the coding sequence ATGCAAGCGATACATGATATTTTAAGGGAAGAGTTTGGTTATTCATCTTTTCGAGAAGGCCAGCAGCCTATTATAGAGGCCGTATTAAATGAAAAAGATGTACTAGCCATATTGCCTACAGGGACTGGGAAAACGCTTTGTTATCATTTACCATCCAAATTAATCAACGGATTAACTGTTGTCATTTCCCCTCTTGTATCACTAATGGAAGACCAAGTGACACAAATGAGGGCTAATGGAGAGAAAAGAGTAGCTCATCTAAGTAGCATGTTAGATACAAGGGAGAAGTATGACATATTAAATCATTTGAATCGGTTTAAATTAATTTTTATCTCTCCAGAAATGCTTACAATGCCATTTATTTTATCAAAACTTGCAGGAACGACTATCTCACTTTTTGTGGTAGATGAGGCACACTGTATTTCCCAATGGGGCCATGAATTTCGAACAGATTATTTAAGGCTGAAAGATATTAGAAAAACATTTGGAAATCCCCCATGTTTAGCCTTAACTGCTACGGCCACACCTAAAGTTGAAAAAGACATTTGCTATCATTTGAATTTGGAAAATGAATGTGTCTACCGTTTGCCAGTTAACAGAAATAATATATTTTTGACAGTTGAGAAATACAAGGATCAAGCTGAAAAGGAAGCAAGATTTGGCGACCTTATCATTGGAACAGAGACGCCAGCCATCGTTTATACAGGCACACGTCAGAAAGCAGAATATACAGCTGAATACTTACAAAAGCAAGGATTGAAGCGCACTGCATATTATCATGGTGGTATGACTAAAGAAGATCGCTTATTAGTACAGCAACAATTTTTATATCATGACATTGACATCATTTGTTGTACGAACGCCTTTGGGATGGGAATTAATAAGCCAGATGTTCGAAGTGTGTTTCACTTGCATGTTCCATCATCCGTGGAACACTATGTTCAAGAAATAGGTCGTGCCGGAAGAGATGGAAGGCAGAGTACAGCTTATATGATATTTTGTGAAGAGGATGTCATCTTACCTGTGGCATTCATTGAAGAAGAGTTTCCGGAGAGCAGATTACTTGAAGAGATGTTTTCACAAAAGGCTATTGTTGGGAAAACTTTCAAGGAAGTAACCCATCTTCTTCAACTTCCTGAAAAACAAGAAAAAATGCTCTATTATCAATTGGAAACACGCCACTTGATCACAGACGGTATTTTTGCTGACTATGCTGCTAATAAAACGAATGTTGTTGATGAACTAATTGATTATTTTGAGGAAAGAAAAAAAGAGAAACTTCACCTATTATGGCAGATGAGACAGCTTGCAGAAACGACACAATGTCTCAGAGAAAAAGTAGCTCACTATTTTCATGAAACAGTGGTTGACAAACCTAATTGGTGCTGTAATAAATGTGACTCGTTAGATATGTATGATCAAACGCTCAATAAATCCCAAAAAGATGAGGATGAGCAACAGAGAGGTGAGCAATCCTGGCAAACGGTTTTGAAGCGTATGTTAACCGTATGCGACAGGGGATCAATGTGA
- a CDS encoding helix-turn-helix domain-containing protein, producing MSFLQFLILQLLHKCRGERSLNGVIHLLKGKRSAQTIQDIMLFNLQAYAAMLKQWKPSELDNIVTELKVKGWINEAEKITLLTEEGMKEMEYGALRYEMPAQFNGLKYEWDNTADYVWQSISLLVQSISYLKLNQSMFIPISYHHSAQATVRNILLKHGNVSTMGEQVYNELTDMLQKLPDEKATLFVDRLTSSDKIGKTYEQLASDFHDDPLYTFVQFRGILHTFISQIEEASKYPILSQLVPEKRTSLNLTHTAEITRKLLMSGYTGDEIAKKRNLKKSTIEDHIIEIAIHDEHFDYQSYMTNEQITLIENTARKLQTNRLKLIKDHLNEDVSYFQIRLALSRQRRELHASDT from the coding sequence ATGAGTTTTCTTCAATTTTTGATTTTACAGCTTCTTCATAAATGTCGAGGTGAACGAAGCTTAAATGGTGTTATTCACCTTTTAAAAGGAAAACGGTCAGCCCAAACAATCCAAGATATTATGCTCTTTAATTTACAAGCTTATGCAGCTATGTTAAAGCAATGGAAGCCAAGTGAGTTAGATAACATTGTCACTGAATTGAAAGTGAAGGGTTGGATAAATGAGGCTGAAAAAATAACGTTACTGACTGAAGAAGGTATGAAGGAAATGGAATACGGTGCCTTACGATATGAGATGCCTGCTCAGTTTAACGGGCTAAAATATGAATGGGATAATACTGCTGATTATGTGTGGCAAAGTATCAGTTTACTTGTTCAATCCATTTCTTACTTAAAATTGAATCAATCGATGTTTATACCCATTAGTTATCATCATTCAGCACAGGCTACAGTAAGAAATATCTTATTGAAACATGGCAATGTATCGACTATGGGGGAACAAGTGTATAACGAATTAACAGATATGTTACAAAAGCTGCCGGACGAAAAAGCGACTCTTTTCGTGGATCGATTAACGTCTAGTGATAAAATTGGCAAAACATATGAACAGCTAGCTAGTGATTTTCATGACGATCCTTTATATACTTTTGTTCAATTTAGAGGGATTCTTCATACATTTATAAGTCAAATCGAAGAAGCTTCTAAATACCCTATCTTATCTCAATTGGTACCAGAAAAGAGAACGTCTCTTAATTTAACACATACAGCTGAAATAACGCGAAAACTTTTAATGAGCGGATATACAGGGGATGAAATAGCTAAGAAAAGAAACTTAAAAAAGAGCACGATAGAAGATCATATCATTGAAATTGCGATTCACGATGAGCATTTTGATTATCAGTCATATATGACGAATGAACAGATAACACTGATTGAAAATACAGCTAGAAAACTGCAAACAAACAGGCTAAAGCTGATTAAAGATCATCTAAATGAAGATGTGAGTTACTTTCAAATTAGGCTGGCATTATCACGACAAAGGAGAGAACTCCATGCAAGCGATACATGA
- a CDS encoding ferredoxin — MAKYTIVDKDTCIACGACGAAAPDIYDYDDDGIAWVILDDNQGTKEVPEELHEDMEDALDGCPTDSIKIADEPFDGDALKFE, encoded by the coding sequence ATGGCAAAGTACACGATTGTAGACAAAGACACCTGCATCGCCTGTGGAGCATGTGGAGCCGCTGCTCCAGACATTTACGATTATGATGATGATGGTATTGCATGGGTAATTCTGGATGATAATCAAGGAACGAAGGAAGTTCCCGAGGAGCTTCATGAAGATATGGAGGATGCGTTGGACGGATGCCCAACCGACTCAATTAAGATTGCAGATGAGCCGTTTGATGGCGATGCTTTAAAATTCGAATAG
- a CDS encoding Crp/Fnr family transcriptional regulator, translating to MWENIMQKSALFEGLSGDELRPVIAMGRKIRLKDKETLFFEGEEKNAFYILGKGTVLISKLTEEGSESLINVLGEGEAFPHTGFFKKTFYPGTATAKKDVTVLAIPIDKFERFVRDNPELMFRIIDMMNSKIIYLQKKLNEVLSLNVASRLKAAMAYLHDTQGKHIILTHQELGNIIGASRETVSRQLKKWEREGWLEVKKDKIILNSTAEL from the coding sequence ATGTGGGAGAATATTATGCAAAAATCAGCTCTATTTGAAGGGTTATCAGGTGACGAATTAAGACCAGTTATTGCTATGGGGAGAAAAATACGTTTAAAAGATAAAGAAACGTTATTTTTTGAAGGGGAAGAAAAAAATGCATTTTACATATTAGGTAAAGGGACAGTACTTATTAGTAAGCTGACAGAGGAAGGTAGTGAAAGTCTCATTAACGTGTTAGGGGAAGGAGAAGCGTTTCCTCATACCGGTTTCTTTAAAAAAACTTTTTATCCTGGTACTGCTACTGCTAAAAAAGATGTCACAGTCCTGGCAATACCGATAGACAAATTCGAACGGTTTGTTCGAGATAATCCAGAACTTATGTTTCGAATTATAGATATGATGAACTCTAAAATCATTTATTTACAAAAGAAATTAAATGAAGTATTGTCTTTAAATGTCGCCTCACGGTTAAAAGCAGCCATGGCTTATTTACATGATACTCAGGGAAAACATATTATTTTGACACATCAAGAATTAGGGAACATTATCGGAGCTTCACGTGAAACGGTTAGCAGACAACTTAAAAAATGGGAAAGAGAAGGCTGGCTTGAAGTTAAAAAAGATAAAATAATTCTTAACTCAACGGCTGAATTATAG
- the serA gene encoding phosphoglycerate dehydrogenase, which yields MVHAQQAVKTNKELFNILVSDQMDQDGLKPVMDSSLMNVIFESVTTTTTPLEEVDALLIRSATTVTREVIEKMPRLKIIGRAGVGVDNVDMEAATSNGVVVINAPDGNTISTAEHTFAMLASLARNIPLANQSMKEGRWDRKKFQGTELYGKTLGILGFGRIGAELAARARAFRMNILAFDPFLTQSRAEKHHVQPVDLDELLSQSDFISIHTPLTKETKGLLNKETLQQTKPGVYLLNCARGGIIDEQALYDAVKSGHVKGAAVDVYESEPAQSHPLTELDAVITTPHIAASTTEAQKNVAAQVAVEVMDYLNGKPAPHALNLPYLDADVFEKFAPITQLTRTLGEMTSQLFREPVKKVQLSYAGEISHQETGLFNRSFLAGFLRHRIDGYVNEVNASWIAKERDIEVIEKHESESRGYSNFIKATILGEKNTLEIYGTFSREIGPRIVQINEFSLDFQPAKHTLFIQHNDQPGVIGKVGLLLGTHDINIATMQVGRKHEGGKAIMLLSTDKECEEKVIEEFQKITDIVSVSNIEL from the coding sequence ATGGTACACGCACAGCAAGCTGTTAAAACTAATAAAGAATTATTTAATATCCTTGTTTCTGATCAGATGGATCAGGATGGTTTAAAGCCTGTTATGGATAGTTCACTCATGAATGTTATTTTCGAATCAGTCACAACAACAACGACCCCACTGGAAGAAGTAGATGCCCTTCTGATCAGAAGTGCCACAACTGTGACGAGAGAGGTCATTGAAAAAATGCCTCGCTTAAAGATTATTGGTCGAGCTGGCGTGGGCGTAGATAATGTGGATATGGAAGCTGCCACCTCAAATGGTGTTGTTGTCATTAACGCTCCGGATGGAAATACTATTTCTACCGCGGAACATACCTTTGCTATGCTCGCCTCCCTTGCAAGGAATATTCCTTTAGCAAACCAGTCAATGAAAGAAGGGAGATGGGATCGAAAGAAGTTTCAAGGAACTGAGCTTTATGGCAAAACACTTGGTATACTTGGTTTTGGTCGAATTGGAGCAGAATTAGCCGCTCGTGCTCGCGCTTTTCGTATGAACATTCTTGCATTTGACCCGTTTTTAACCCAATCACGGGCAGAAAAACATCATGTTCAACCAGTTGATCTTGACGAACTTTTATCGCAAAGTGATTTTATTTCAATCCATACCCCCTTAACGAAAGAAACTAAAGGCCTTTTAAATAAAGAAACATTGCAACAAACAAAACCTGGCGTTTATTTATTAAACTGTGCAAGAGGCGGTATTATTGACGAGCAAGCCTTATATGATGCGGTAAAAAGCGGACATGTTAAAGGAGCAGCTGTAGATGTCTATGAATCGGAACCTGCCCAAAGCCATCCATTAACAGAATTAGATGCCGTTATTACGACACCACACATCGCCGCCTCCACAACAGAAGCACAAAAGAATGTGGCAGCACAAGTAGCTGTTGAAGTGATGGACTATTTAAATGGTAAACCTGCTCCTCACGCATTAAACTTGCCTTACCTAGATGCAGATGTTTTTGAAAAATTTGCACCGATTACACAACTCACACGAACTCTAGGTGAAATGACAAGCCAATTATTTAGAGAACCCGTTAAAAAGGTTCAACTTAGCTATGCTGGGGAAATATCCCACCAAGAGACAGGCCTGTTTAATCGAAGTTTTTTGGCTGGATTTTTACGGCATCGTATAGATGGCTATGTCAATGAAGTAAACGCTTCTTGGATTGCAAAGGAACGAGACATTGAAGTCATCGAAAAGCATGAAAGTGAATCTCGTGGTTATTCAAATTTTATTAAAGCGACCATCCTCGGCGAAAAAAATACGCTTGAAATATATGGTACTTTCAGTAGAGAGATCGGGCCGCGTATTGTTCAAATTAATGAGTTTTCTCTTGATTTTCAGCCTGCAAAACATACGTTATTCATCCAGCACAATGACCAACCTGGTGTCATAGGGAAAGTCGGTTTACTCCTCGGTACACATGATATCAATATTGCAACGATGCAAGTGGGGCGGAAACATGAAGGTGGGAAGGCCATCATGCTATTATCTACTGATAAGGAATGCGAAGAAAAAGTCATTGAAGAGTTCCAAAAAATCACCGACATTGTCTCTGTTTCAAACATAGAATTATAA